In the genome of Raphanus sativus cultivar WK10039 chromosome 4, ASM80110v3, whole genome shotgun sequence, one region contains:
- the LOC108829814 gene encoding clustered mitochondria protein — MAGKSNKSKAKRAAQSSAPNSTASAPQSDAPAPDNGAANDAVEAAVPETNEVPPPAPVAAESESQEASNDEQPKQGELHLYPVSVKTQSGGKMELQLNPGDSVMDIRQFLLDAPETCYFTCYELLLRTKDGETHHLEDYNEISEVADITTGGCSLEMIPAVYDDRSIRAHVHRARDLLSLSTLHSSLSTTLALKHDAAAAANKAQNPGDKPNVPELDSPGFMKDVPASLDKLINSSSEEIKCVESIVFSSFNPPPSHRRLVGDLIYLDVVTLEGNKYCITGTTKAFYVNSSSGSILDPKPSKSGFETATLIGLLQKLSSKFKKAFREVMEKKASAHPFENVQSLLPPHSWLRPFPVPDHQRDAARAEEALTISYGSELIGMQRDWNEELQSCREFPHSTPQERILRDRALYKVSSDFVDAALNGAIGVISRCIPPINPTDPECLHMYVHNNIFFSFAVDADIEQLSKKRLSNDLSVTEKVSSSEKVPCQDKTCGGEHNAELNSCNEAPPIESEQATYASANNDLKGTKLYQEADVSGLYNLAMAIIDYRGHRVVAQSVLPGILQGDKSDALLYGSVDNGKKICWNEDFHAKVLEAAKLLHIKEHVVIDASENVFKLAAPVECKGIVGSDNRHYLLDLMRVTPRDANYTGPESRFCVLRPELITSFCQAEALEKSKCNTKTAEATDIVSDPSDVSVATSKTGDELIHGDENGASTTEKTVTEKQNATADSAAAEISKLCNEISFNPNVFTDFKLGGTEEEISSDEENVKKVSSYLVDVVLPKFIEDLCTLEVSPMDGQTLTEALHSHGVNVRYIGRIANGVKHLPHLWDLCLNEITVRSAKHVLKNILRDIEDHDIGAAVSHFFNCFFGNVAAGKASTNNLHAKNQKKDQSITKKSQGRGKGKASAKKTLSSYMMVDSNMLWSEIQEFAKAKYEFELTDLSRTTVKKVHVLRNLCQKVGISVAARKYDFDATSPFDATDVLDLRPVVKHSVPVCSEAKNLIEMGKLQLAEGMLSESYTFFSEAFSILQQVTGPMHREVSNCCRYLAMVLYHAGDVAGAIMQQHKELIINERCLGLDHPDTAHSYGNMALFYHGLNQTELALQNMGRALLLLGLSSGPDHPDVAATFINVAMMYQDMGKMDTALRYLQDALKKNERLLGPEHIQTAVCYHALAIACNSMGLFKLSQQHEKKTYDILVKQLGEDDPRTKDSQTWIKTFEMREDQKTAQKQKGLAATAANTQKAIDLLKARPDLIQAFKDAAAAERSNAAVLGEAQPRGRGFDERAARAAAEVRKKAAAKGLLVRPHSGVQVPPQIAQLINPGTAESSKKSGENGEAKVEEKKGTSENGKTANVAPAGLGAGLTSLDRKKQKAKK; from the exons ATGGCTGGGAAGTCGAACAAATCAAAGGCCAAGAGAGCGGCTCAGAGCTCTGCTCCCAACTCCACTGCCTCAGCTCCTCAATCCGATGCTCCTGCTCCCGATAACGGAGCCGCCAATGATGCTGTTGAAGCTGCGGTGCCTGAAACCAATGAAGTTcctcctccagctcctgtggCTGCTGAAAGCGAGTCGCAAGAAGCCAGTAACGATGAACAACCCAAGCAAG GTGAACTTCATCTTTATCCTGTTTCTGTGAAAACACAGAGTGGCGGTAAAATGGAGCTTCAA ttGAACCCTGGAGACTCAGTGATGGATATAAGGCAGTTCCTTCTTGATGCCCCAGAGACCTGTTACTTCACCTGCTACGAGCTCTTGCTCCGGACTAAGGATGGGGAGACTCACCATCTTGAAGATTACAATGAGATCTCTGAAGTTGCTGACATCACCACTGGTGGTTGTTCCTTAGAAATGATTCCCG CGGTGTACGATGATAGGTCTATCAGGGCTCACGTTCACCGAGCTAGAGATCTCCTTTCGCTTTCCACCCTCCACTCTTCCTTGTCAACAACACTTGCCTTGAAGCATGATGCTGCTGCTGCAGCGAACAAAGCTCAGAATCCCGGAG ACAAACCAAACGTCCCTGAGCTTGATTCTCCTGGTTTCATGAAAGATGTACCCGCTTCTCTCGATAAGTTGATAAATTCTTCATCGGAAGAGATCAAGTGTGTGGAGAGCATTGTCTTCTCATCCTTCAACCCTCCTCCAAGCCACAGAAG GCTTGTAGGAGACCTAATCTATTTGGATGTTGTGACGCTGGAAGGTAACAAGTACTGCATCACCGGTACCACAAAGGCGTTTTACGTTAATTCTAGCTCAGGGAGTATTCTCGATCCAAAACCGAGTAAATCTGGGTTCGAAACTGCCACTCTCATAGGATTATTGCAAAAACTTAGCTCTAAGTTTAAAAAAG CTTTCCGTGAGGTCATGGAAAAGAAAGCATCTGCACATCCCTTTGAAAATGTCCAGTCACTTTTGCCACCACACTCATGGCTAAGACCATTTCCTGTTCCCG ATCACCAGCGCGATGCAGCGAGAGCAGAAGAAGCACTGACCATTTCCTATGGTAGTGAGCTGATCGGTATGCAAAGAGATTGGAACGAAGAGTTGCAATCTTGCAGGGAGTTCCCTCACAGTACTCCTCAGGAGAG gaTCTTACGTGACAGGGCTCTTTACAAAGTGTCTTCTGACTTCGTCGATGCGGCGCTTAATGGAGCAATTGGTGTAATCAGCCGATGTATACCACCCATAAATCCAACTGATCCAGAGTGTCTGCACAT GTATGTGCACAACAATATCTTTTTCAGTTTTGCTGTTGATGCCGACATAGAACAGCTATCCAAGAAGCGTCTATCAAATGATCTTTCAGTGACTGAGAAAGTGTCCTCGTCTGAAAAGGTTCCATGCCAAGACAAAACATGCGGTGGAGAACACAATGCAGAGCTTAACAGCTGTAATGAGGCGCCTCCTATTGAAAGTGAGCAGGCAACGTATGCCTCTGCAAACAACGACTTGAAAGGCACAAAGTTATATCAAGAAGCAGATGTCTCGGGGTTGTATAATCTGGCAATGGCCATTATTGATTACAGAGGTCATAGGGTTGTTGCTCAG AGTGTTCTCCCAGGCATCCTTCAAGGAGATAAATCAGATGCGCTTTTGTATGGTTCAGTGGATAATGGCAAGAAAATCTGCTGGAATGAAGATTTTCATGCTAAG GTGTTAGAGGCTGCAAAGCTTCTTCACATAAAGGAACATGTTGTTATTGATGCTTCTGAGAACGTCTTCAAGTTAGCTGCACCAGTAGAGTGCAAGGGGATTGTTGGAAGTGATAACAGACACTATCTATTGGACTTGATGAGAGTGACACCTCGTGATGCCAATTACACGGGTCCAGAGTCACGCTTTTGTGTCCTAAGACCAGAACTGATCACATCATTTTGCCAG GCCGAAGCTCTGGAGAAATCAAAATGTAACACCAAGACTGCTGAAGCGACGGATATTGTTTCTGATCCTTCTGATGTTAGTGTTGCTACTTCTAAAACTGGTGATGAATTGATCCATGGAGATGAAAACGGAGCTTCAACTACTGAG AAAACTGTTACAGAAAAGCAAAATGCCACCGCCGATTCTGCAGCCGCTGAAATTTCCAAACTATGtaatgaaatatcatttaacCCTAATGTTTTCACTGACTTCAAATTAGGTGGCACAGAAGAG GAGATTTCTTCGGATGAAGAAAATGTGAAGAAAGTTAGCTCGTACCTTGTGGATGTGGTACTTCCAAAATTCATAGAAGATCTTTGCACTCTCGAAGTTTCCCCAATGGATGGTCAGACTTTGACTGAAGCGCTCCATTCTCATGGTGTTAACGTTCGTTACATAGGAAGA ATTGCTAACGGAGTGAAGCATTTGCCTCATCTATGGGATCTTTGCCTGAATGAAATTACCGTCAGATCCGCCAAGCACGTTCTCAAG AACATTCTAAGAGATATAGAGGATCACGATATTGGCGCAGCAGTCTCACATTTCTTCAATTGTTTCTTCGGAAATGTTGCTGCGGGAAAAGCTAGCACCAACAACTTGCATGCTAAAAATCAAAAGAAG GACCAATCGATCACCAAGAAGAGTCAAGGAAGGGGGAAAGGCAAAGCTTCTGCAAAGAAGACTCTTTCATCGTATATGATGGTTGATTCCAACATGCTATGGTCTGAGATTCAGGAATTTGCGAAAGCCAAGTATGAG TTTGAGTTGACCGACCTGTCAAGAACTACAGTTAAAAAAGTACATGTTCTCCGCAACCTTTGCCAAAAG GTTGGCATCAGTGTTGCTGCTCGCAAATATGACTTTGATGCCACCTCGCCTTTTGATGCGACAGATGTATTGGATCTTCGGCCTGTTGTTAAGCACTCTGTCCCTGTATGCTCTGAGGCTAAAAATCTCATCGAGATGGGGAAACTGCAACTGGCTGAG GGCATGCTTAGTGAATCCTACACGTTCTTTTCAGAGGCGTTTTCAATACTTCAGCAG GTTACTGGTCCAATGCACCGGGAAGTTTCAAACTGCTGCAG GTACCTAGCCATGGTTTTGTACCACGCAGGGGATGTGGCTGGGGCCATAATGCAGCAACACAAGGAATTAATCATAAATGAGCGATGCCTTGGTTTGGACCATCCTGATACTGCTCACAG CTATGGCAATATGGCTCTTTTCTACCATGGGCTGAACCAGACAGAACTTGCTCTACAGAACATGGGCCGTGCCTTGCTGTTACTTGGCCTTTCATCTGGCCCTGATCATCCCGATGTTGCAGCCACATTTATAAATGTTGCCATGATGTATCAAGACATGGGAAAAATGGACACAGCTCTGCGTTATCTTCAAGACGCTTTGAAGAAAAATGAGAGACTTCTCGGCCCTGAACATATTCAGACTGCAGTATGCTACCACGCTCTTGCTATTGCGTGCAACAGTATGGGTTTATTCAAGCTCTCTCAGCAG CATGAGAAGAAAACCTATGATATACTTGTCAAACAACTGGGAGAGGATGATCCCAGGACAAAAGACTCTCAAACCTGGATAAAGACTTTCGAGATGCGTGAGGATCAG AAAACTGCACAGAAGCAGAAAGGACTGGCAGCCACTGCGGCCAACACACAAAAGGCTATCGATCTCTTGAAG GCACGTCCTGACCTGATACAGGCGTTCAAAGACGCAGCAGCGGCAGAGAGGTCTAACGCGGCTGTTCTCGGAGAGGCTCAACCACGGGGCAGAGGTTTTGATGAAAGAGCTGCTCGTGCTGCAGCTGAAGTTAGGAAGAAAGCAGCTGCTAAGGGGCTACTTGTTCGTCCCCATAGTGGTGTTCAAGTGCCACCACAGATCGCTCAACTCATCAATCCAGGAACCGCCGAATCTTCTAAGAAGAGTGGGGAAAATGGAGAGGCAAAGGTAGAAGAGAAGAAAGGAACCTCTGAAAACGGGAAGACAGCGAACGTGGCTCCTGCAGGGTTAGGTGCTGGATTAACATCTTTGGATAGGAAGAAGCAAAAGGCCAAAAAGTAA